A region of Clostridia bacterium DNA encodes the following proteins:
- a CDS encoding DNA-directed RNA polymerase subunit omega → MEQPCLDKMMKRSDSKYALVVATAKRARQLTNGETPLLTVPEDETIKPVSMAMQEIAAGKIKIEVVKGKLK, encoded by the coding sequence ATGGAACAACCTTGTTTAGATAAAATGATGAAAAGATCTGATTCGAAATATGCTTTGGTGGTGGCTACTGCTAAAAGAGCCAGGCAGCTAACCAATGGGGAAACACCTTTATTGACTGTTCCCGAGGATGAAACTATTAAGCCGGTTAGTATGGCTATGCAAGAAATTGCTGCTGGGAAAATTAAAATAGAGGTAGTTAAAGGCAAGCTAAAGTAG